A part of Variovorax sp. HW608 genomic DNA contains:
- a CDS encoding ABC transporter substrate-binding protein yields the protein MVLAVGSLAIVGPSWAATKTVRAVMHAPLRILDPVTTTAYITRDYGYMVYDTLVAMDENFEVRPQMADWKVSPDNLVYTFTLRDGLLWHDGTPVTAEDCIASLERWRQRDSMGQKLFSYISSITATTPKVITITMKEPVGFVLQALGKPSSLVPFMMPKRIASTPATTAITESIGSGPFKFVKEEFQPGVKAVFVKNEKYVPRSEKSSWAAGGKAVKVDRVEWVVVPDAQTAINALTSGEIDYIDEPQIDLLKLLEGEKSVVIGNPNPYGLQVVGRMNFLNPPFDNVKVRRAAMLALKQENFLAAIAGDSKFYKVCGAMFVCGTPLATDVGSETLVKGGGMAEAKKVLKESGYDGTPIRIIHPTDVNTQKTQPVIAMQLLKEAGFKVELITLDWQAALGMRNNQKPASEGGWNMFFSAWGGADVSNPLTSPTLNATGKNGSAWAGWPEDADIEALRDKFGRAKTPEERKAIAVDLQRLAYERVIYVPLGQLATPAAWSAKLKNVPAGPASPYFWGVEKAD from the coding sequence ATGGTGCTGGCGGTCGGGAGTCTGGCCATCGTCGGGCCGTCTTGGGCGGCAACGAAAACCGTGCGTGCGGTGATGCATGCGCCGCTACGAATTCTCGATCCGGTGACGACCACCGCCTACATTACACGTGACTACGGCTACATGGTCTATGACACGCTGGTGGCCATGGATGAGAACTTCGAAGTCCGGCCGCAGATGGCCGACTGGAAAGTCTCGCCCGACAACCTCGTCTACACCTTCACGCTGAGAGACGGCTTGTTGTGGCACGACGGAACGCCAGTGACGGCCGAGGACTGCATTGCTTCGCTCGAGCGCTGGCGCCAGCGCGACAGCATGGGGCAGAAGCTCTTCTCCTACATAAGCAGCATCACGGCCACCACGCCCAAGGTCATCACGATCACGATGAAGGAGCCGGTGGGCTTCGTTCTGCAGGCATTGGGCAAGCCGTCGTCACTGGTACCTTTCATGATGCCGAAACGCATCGCGAGCACGCCGGCGACGACAGCCATCACCGAGTCGATTGGATCTGGGCCCTTCAAGTTCGTGAAGGAGGAGTTCCAGCCCGGTGTCAAAGCGGTGTTCGTGAAGAATGAGAAGTACGTCCCGCGCAGCGAGAAGTCCAGTTGGGCCGCAGGGGGCAAAGCCGTGAAGGTGGATCGCGTCGAGTGGGTTGTAGTGCCAGACGCCCAGACCGCCATCAACGCCCTCACCTCCGGGGAGATCGACTACATCGACGAGCCGCAGATCGATCTCCTCAAGCTGCTTGAAGGCGAGAAGTCGGTGGTCATCGGCAATCCGAACCCCTATGGCCTCCAGGTCGTCGGGCGGATGAACTTTCTCAATCCGCCATTCGACAATGTCAAGGTTCGCCGCGCAGCGATGCTGGCGCTCAAGCAAGAGAACTTCCTGGCAGCGATCGCGGGAGACTCGAAGTTCTACAAGGTCTGCGGTGCGATGTTTGTTTGCGGAACGCCGCTCGCCACCGACGTGGGTTCCGAGACCTTGGTCAAGGGCGGGGGCATGGCCGAAGCCAAGAAAGTGCTGAAGGAGTCAGGTTATGACGGCACGCCAATCCGCATCATTCACCCGACGGACGTGAACACGCAGAAGACGCAGCCGGTGATCGCGATGCAACTGCTCAAGGAGGCCGGCTTCAAGGTTGAACTGATTACGCTTGACTGGCAGGCGGCCCTGGGCATGCGCAACAACCAGAAGCCGGCCAGCGAAGGCGGCTGGAACATGTTCTTCTCGGCCTGGGGTGGCGCGGATGTTTCAAATCCGCTCACGAGCCCGACGTTGAACGCCACCGGCAAGAACGGCAGCGCCTGGGCAGGTTGGCCGGAGGATGCCGACATTGAAGCGCTCCGGGACAAGTTCGGCCGCGCCAAGACGCCCGAGGAGCGCAAAGCCATTGCGGTCGATCTGCAGAGGCTGGCCTACGAGCGGGTGATCTACGTCCCACTGGGACAACTCGCGACACCTGCCGCATGGAGCGCCAAGCTCAAGAACGTGCCGGCGGGACCTGCCTCGCCGTACTTCTGGGGCGTGGAAAAAGCCGACTGA
- a CDS encoding ABC transporter permease translates to MLIYLMRRILAAIPVMGAVAVMIFLLLRLTPGDPAAIIAGDNVQPQQLAMIREQLGLNEALYIQFFRWIGHLLQGDFGTSIISGTPVLQMIQSRLEPTLCVAVATLILSNLIAVPLGVLAAAHRGSWIDRAVVAVSVIGFSVPVFVIGYALIQVFSVQLKWLPVQGFKSISDGLVPFAERIVLPTLTLTLLYIALITRITRTSLLEVLGEDYIRTARAKGIGQLAVLLRHALRNAAVPIITVVGIGLALLITGVVVTESVFNLPGIGRLTIDAVLARDYPVIQAITLLSSMLYVVINLLIDLSYALLDPRIRY, encoded by the coding sequence ATGTTGATTTACTTGATGCGTCGGATCCTTGCTGCGATTCCCGTCATGGGCGCCGTCGCAGTCATGATCTTTCTGCTTCTGCGGCTAACGCCTGGTGATCCCGCTGCCATCATTGCGGGTGACAACGTCCAGCCGCAACAGCTTGCGATGATTCGCGAGCAGCTTGGACTGAACGAAGCCTTGTACATCCAGTTCTTCCGCTGGATCGGGCATCTTCTTCAGGGCGATTTCGGTACCTCGATCATTTCCGGAACGCCAGTCCTGCAGATGATTCAGAGTCGTCTTGAGCCGACCCTCTGCGTCGCGGTCGCCACGCTCATCCTGTCGAACCTGATCGCCGTTCCGCTCGGTGTGTTGGCAGCGGCTCATCGCGGAAGCTGGATTGATCGCGCCGTAGTCGCTGTATCCGTCATCGGATTCTCGGTTCCGGTTTTCGTCATCGGCTACGCGCTGATCCAGGTGTTCTCGGTCCAGCTCAAGTGGCTACCAGTGCAAGGCTTTAAAAGCATCTCCGATGGGTTGGTACCCTTTGCAGAGCGGATTGTCCTGCCGACGCTGACACTGACCTTGCTGTACATCGCTCTCATCACGCGCATCACGCGTACGAGCCTGCTGGAAGTACTGGGCGAGGACTACATCCGGACCGCACGCGCCAAGGGAATCGGTCAGTTGGCCGTGCTATTGCGCCACGCGCTTCGCAATGCCGCCGTACCCATCATCACGGTGGTGGGCATCGGCTTGGCTCTTCTGATCACGGGTGTCGTGGTCACAGAGAGCGTCTTCAACTTGCCCGGCATCGGGCGCCTCACGATCGACGCGGTGCTGGCACGGGACTACCCGGTGATCCAGGCCATCACGCTGTTGTCGAGCATGCTGTACGTCGTCATCAACCTCTTGATCGACCTGAGCTACGCCTTGCTCGATCCGCGGATTCGCTACTGA
- a CDS encoding DoxX family protein: MINTSTAPYAALLLRVTLGVMFLAHVGLKLFVFSVPGFVGYFASLGLPAVLAYAVIALELLGGFALILGIYAPIVALPLALEMLGTIALVHRANGWLFTNKGGGWEYPAFWAVGLVALFLLGDGVLALKTAKKARA; the protein is encoded by the coding sequence ATGATCAATACATCTACAGCCCCCTATGCCGCGCTCCTGCTGCGTGTGACCCTCGGAGTCATGTTCTTGGCTCATGTTGGCCTAAAGCTGTTTGTCTTTTCCGTTCCAGGATTCGTCGGCTACTTTGCCTCTCTGGGGCTACCGGCCGTCCTGGCGTATGCCGTGATCGCGTTGGAGCTTCTCGGCGGTTTTGCTCTGATTCTCGGCATTTATGCTCCGATAGTCGCGTTGCCTCTGGCACTTGAGATGCTCGGCACGATTGCCCTCGTGCATCGCGCCAATGGCTGGCTCTTCACCAACAAGGGCGGCGGCTGGGAATATCCTGCGTTCTGGGCCGTCGGCCTGGTTGCGCTGTTCTTGCTCGGTGATGGCGTCTTGGCACTGAAAACTGCGAAGAAGGCGCGCGCCTAA
- a CDS encoding amidase, giving the protein MTSFSDYANYDAVGLAELVRRKDVHPSEIVEAAIERIERHNPALNAVVFTAFEEARERAKCVSMNLPFAGVPMLLKDIGAQRSGWPTRQGANLTPATASSRDSTIVRRYEEAGAVLLGKTNVPEFGIMAITEPALYGPARNPWNLAHSPGGSSGGSAAAVAAGLVPIAHAGDGGGSIRIPASCCGLVGLKPTRARTPVGPELGDIMNGIVIDHVLTRTVRDSAAMLDVTAGAEPGDPYAAPAAAMSFVDAMHRCRQPLRIGFATGDLYGNAASSESKAAVHRAAQLCEQLGHVVEESSPDLGMPYEAVRAAFEQIWISGHAMLMQQAAALTVGREPRREDLQGMVWSVYEAGVRVSAIDYQKSWMTLHAAARRVAAWHANYDVWITPTLSTPPWPIGHLDLEKTDRRSAYQPMREYCPYTGLQNMTGQPAISLPLHRSSGGLPMGVHFVGSVGAEDTLLGLAAQLEEAQPWNALKPAIWN; this is encoded by the coding sequence GTGACTTCTTTCAGCGACTACGCCAACTACGATGCCGTCGGCCTCGCCGAGCTTGTGCGACGCAAAGATGTTCATCCCTCTGAGATCGTCGAAGCGGCGATCGAGCGCATCGAGCGCCACAATCCGGCCCTCAACGCCGTCGTGTTCACAGCGTTCGAAGAGGCACGTGAGCGTGCGAAGTGTGTGTCGATGAACCTGCCGTTCGCGGGTGTTCCAATGCTCTTGAAGGACATTGGCGCGCAAAGAAGCGGGTGGCCTACGCGCCAAGGCGCGAACTTGACGCCGGCGACAGCTTCCTCCCGCGATTCGACCATCGTGCGTCGCTACGAAGAAGCCGGCGCCGTTCTTCTGGGCAAGACCAACGTCCCGGAATTCGGAATCATGGCCATCACCGAGCCGGCGCTGTACGGTCCGGCACGCAACCCTTGGAACCTCGCTCATTCGCCAGGTGGCTCATCCGGCGGATCTGCCGCGGCGGTGGCGGCAGGCCTGGTCCCGATCGCCCATGCAGGTGATGGGGGCGGTTCGATCCGCATACCGGCCTCCTGCTGCGGTCTAGTGGGACTGAAGCCCACGCGCGCTCGAACGCCGGTGGGCCCCGAACTGGGTGACATCATGAATGGCATCGTCATCGACCACGTGCTTACGCGCACGGTCCGTGACTCGGCTGCCATGCTGGACGTTACGGCGGGCGCGGAGCCCGGTGATCCCTATGCCGCACCCGCCGCCGCAATGAGCTTCGTCGACGCCATGCACCGCTGCAGGCAGCCTTTGCGGATCGGCTTCGCAACCGGTGACCTCTACGGCAACGCCGCCAGCTCCGAGAGCAAGGCGGCGGTGCATCGCGCGGCCCAACTTTGCGAGCAACTCGGGCACGTGGTCGAGGAATCCTCGCCAGATCTTGGCATGCCGTATGAAGCCGTCCGAGCCGCCTTCGAGCAGATCTGGATCTCAGGGCACGCAATGCTGATGCAACAGGCGGCCGCCCTCACTGTCGGCCGCGAGCCAAGAAGGGAAGACCTCCAGGGCATGGTCTGGTCCGTCTACGAAGCGGGCGTGCGGGTCAGTGCGATCGATTATCAGAAGTCATGGATGACGTTGCATGCTGCCGCGCGACGCGTCGCTGCATGGCACGCCAACTACGACGTATGGATCACCCCGACGCTGAGCACTCCGCCATGGCCCATTGGTCATCTGGATCTCGAGAAGACGGACCGGCGCAGCGCCTATCAGCCAATGCGTGAGTACTGCCCTTACACCGGACTGCAGAACATGACGGGCCAGCCGGCAATCAGCCTACCACTGCACCGATCGTCTGGTGGCCTGCCCATGGGTGTGCACTTCGTCGGCTCCGTCGGCGCAGAGGACACGCTGCTCGGACTGGCCGCCCAACTCGAAGAGGCGCAGCCTTGGAATGCGCTCAAGCCCGCGATCTGGAACTGA
- a CDS encoding TniB family NTP-binding protein: MAPHASSASPETLKLLSSELGLPVIVLGASEVPCEMQSNPQFASRFGAEAAGPICSRHLC; this comes from the coding sequence CTGGCACCGCACGCGAGCAGTGCCAGTCCCGAAACGCTCAAGCTCCTCAGCAGCGAGTTGGGCCTGCCCGTCATCGTACTGGGAGCGAGTGAGGTGCCTTGCGAGATGCAATCGAATCCGCAGTTCGCGTCGCGCTTCGGAGCGGAGGCTGCCGGCCCCATCTGTTCGCGTCATCTTTGCTAA
- a CDS encoding ABC transporter ATP-binding protein — protein MSKITKEPILQISDLCVAVERADGRKVIDGISLEIREGEMLCVVGESGSGKSVTSLSVMGLLPRGSLMPAGGSIRLEGEELLGASEKRLEALRATSMAMVFQEPVTALNPVARVGDQIDEVLKAHTPLRGAERRKRILAMLEEVHLPNVDRIYRSYPHQLSGGQRQRIMIAMALILRPRLLIADEPTTALDVTTQKQILSLIRELRDNRGTAVLFITHDMGVVAEIADRVAVMRQGSLVETGPLDQILRYPAEAYTRRLLSAVPSLVPRTAVGAADAEVLLQINDLGKTYSTRSLLGKVREVKAAADVTLAVRRGQTLGIVGESGSGKSTVGRCAIRLIEPSEGSILVGGQDISRLRGAALKQHRRRIQVVFQDPYRSLNPRVRVGESVIEGLINFGMARAQALAEAAALLEMVGLPADAVSRYPHQFSGGQRQRIAIARALAMKPDILIADEAVSALDVSVQAQVLELLNDVQRRLGVGTLFITHDLRVAAQICDEIVVMKSGRIVEQGPTSEVLVDPKDPYTRSLIQAAPGRHWDFPNFRPVEPAQGGGSLARVIASPPMVEAL, from the coding sequence ATGAGCAAGATCACGAAGGAGCCCATCCTGCAAATCAGCGACCTGTGCGTGGCCGTGGAGCGCGCGGACGGTCGGAAGGTCATCGACGGCATCTCGCTCGAAATACGTGAAGGCGAGATGCTCTGTGTGGTGGGGGAGTCGGGCTCAGGCAAGTCCGTCACCTCGCTTTCAGTCATGGGCCTGCTGCCAAGGGGCAGCCTGATGCCGGCGGGTGGCAGTATCCGACTAGAGGGCGAGGAGTTGCTCGGGGCCTCAGAGAAGCGCCTCGAGGCGCTGCGCGCCACCTCGATGGCGATGGTCTTCCAGGAACCGGTGACAGCGCTGAATCCCGTGGCCAGGGTGGGCGACCAGATCGATGAGGTGCTCAAGGCTCACACGCCGCTGCGTGGCGCGGAGCGCAGGAAACGCATCCTGGCAATGCTGGAAGAGGTTCATCTGCCGAACGTAGATCGCATCTATCGCTCCTACCCGCATCAACTCTCTGGCGGCCAGCGGCAGCGGATCATGATCGCGATGGCGCTCATCCTGCGCCCGCGCCTGCTGATCGCGGACGAGCCCACGACAGCGCTCGATGTCACGACGCAAAAGCAGATCCTCTCGTTGATCCGTGAATTGCGCGACAACCGGGGCACGGCGGTGCTGTTCATCACGCACGACATGGGCGTCGTGGCAGAGATCGCCGATCGCGTGGCCGTCATGCGCCAAGGTAGCCTCGTGGAAACAGGGCCGCTCGACCAGATCCTGCGCTATCCCGCCGAAGCCTACACGCGCAGGCTTCTGTCTGCCGTGCCCAGCCTGGTGCCGCGCACAGCGGTGGGGGCCGCTGATGCAGAGGTGCTCCTTCAGATTAACGACCTCGGAAAGACCTATAGCACTCGCTCGCTGTTGGGCAAGGTGAGAGAGGTCAAGGCGGCGGCCGATGTGACGCTCGCGGTGCGCCGCGGTCAGACCCTTGGAATCGTCGGCGAATCGGGTTCGGGCAAGTCGACGGTGGGCCGCTGCGCAATTCGTCTCATTGAGCCGAGCGAGGGCTCGATCCTTGTCGGCGGGCAAGACATCTCGCGACTGCGGGGCGCGGCCCTGAAACAGCACCGCCGCCGCATCCAGGTCGTCTTCCAAGACCCGTACCGTTCCCTCAACCCGCGAGTCCGCGTTGGTGAATCGGTCATCGAAGGATTGATCAATTTCGGCATGGCGCGCGCCCAGGCCTTGGCGGAAGCCGCCGCACTGCTCGAGATGGTGGGGCTTCCGGCGGATGCGGTATCGCGCTATCCGCATCAGTTCTCAGGTGGTCAGAGGCAGCGCATCGCCATCGCGCGCGCGCTGGCGATGAAACCGGACATCTTGATCGCCGACGAGGCCGTCTCGGCCCTTGATGTCTCGGTTCAGGCGCAGGTCCTGGAACTGCTCAACGACGTCCAACGGAGGCTGGGTGTTGGCACGCTGTTCATCACGCACGATCTCCGCGTGGCGGCACAGATCTGCGATGAGATTGTCGTGATGAAAAGCGGCCGAATCGTCGAACAAGGCCCGACGTCCGAAGTTCTCGTCGACCCGAAGGATCCATATACGCGTAGCCTGATCCAGGCGGCGCCCGGGCGGCATTGGGATTTCCCAAACTTCCGCCCCGTGGAACCGGCGCAGGGCGGCGGATCGCTTGCCCGTGTGATCGCGTCGCCGCCAATGGTGGAGGCACTGTGA
- a CDS encoding carbon-nitrogen hydrolase family protein: MTISVIQFTAIDNSESNLASMRRLLDVAGRRRSDLAVLPEAMTGCGASHPTAYQRIAEPIPGPTTDMLCAKAREHGMYITGSMFERSADGKIYNTAPLISPAGEIVGCYRKTHLFSPGSGPDIANGLSEAQKITAGDSLHVFDIGKCRLGIAICADLRFHEVIRELALQGAEVIALPTAFPNPRLDHWEFTLRTRATDNQLFIAATGMYGQEPISGARFVGRSMVVDPWGIVLTCASDGEVCATTEIDLGDVQKVRDWYPLGDLRRPELYVAQAALSARHAKASATCN; this comes from the coding sequence ATGACGATCTCGGTGATCCAGTTCACCGCGATCGACAACAGCGAGTCAAACCTGGCGAGCATGCGCCGACTGCTCGACGTTGCGGGTCGGCGCCGATCCGACCTTGCCGTGCTGCCCGAAGCCATGACCGGTTGTGGTGCGAGCCATCCCACAGCCTACCAGCGTATCGCCGAGCCGATCCCCGGTCCGACGACTGACATGCTGTGCGCCAAGGCGCGCGAGCACGGCATGTACATCACGGGATCGATGTTCGAGCGGTCAGCGGATGGGAAGATCTACAACACCGCGCCGCTCATCTCGCCTGCCGGCGAGATCGTCGGCTGCTACAGGAAGACGCACCTATTTTCACCGGGCAGCGGCCCCGATATTGCCAATGGGCTGAGCGAGGCGCAGAAGATCACCGCGGGTGATTCGCTCCATGTGTTCGACATCGGCAAGTGCCGGCTCGGCATTGCGATCTGCGCAGATCTACGCTTCCACGAGGTGATCCGCGAACTCGCGTTGCAAGGCGCCGAAGTGATCGCCTTGCCGACCGCCTTTCCTAATCCGAGGCTCGACCATTGGGAGTTCACCCTGCGCACGCGCGCCACTGATAACCAACTCTTCATCGCGGCCACAGGCATGTATGGCCAGGAGCCGATCTCTGGGGCGCGTTTCGTCGGTCGCAGCATGGTGGTGGATCCATGGGGCATCGTGCTCACCTGCGCCTCGGACGGTGAAGTCTGCGCCACGACCGAGATCGATCTGGGCGATGTCCAGAAGGTGCGCGACTGGTACCCGCTGGGCGATCTGCGCCGTCCCGAACTCTATGTTGCTCAGGCCGCCCTGAGCGCACGGCACGCCAAGGCATCCGCGACCTGCAACTAA
- a CDS encoding IclR family transcriptional regulator has product MKRDVATTKLVKPKVADKDTSLSIVKAAAILREIGNSSEGRTLMEVVAATGISTTVCFRMLSTLEAERFVDKEAATGRYKLGFGLIALTRHTLHQQLIGTLTAKMLADAARELSDVALLMVPDGEKALCIDRKEGDAPVISLGTHIGSRQPMHLGGGPFAILAFSPDDFVDEYLARSLEKKTSRSVVDPKKIRTRINEARARGYTVGDEDIYEHLVAIGVPIFGPNGALLGSISVGGVKPRYTEKRIKEVGEWLVAKARSL; this is encoded by the coding sequence ATGAAGCGTGACGTGGCAACGACAAAGCTGGTCAAGCCGAAGGTGGCCGATAAGGACACCAGCCTATCCATCGTGAAGGCCGCGGCTATCCTGAGAGAAATAGGTAACTCCTCCGAGGGGCGAACCTTGATGGAGGTCGTCGCGGCCACGGGCATTTCGACCACCGTGTGCTTTCGTATGCTGTCGACGTTGGAAGCGGAGCGCTTCGTTGACAAGGAGGCGGCGACGGGTCGATACAAGCTTGGCTTCGGGCTGATCGCTCTCACCCGTCACACCCTGCACCAGCAGTTGATCGGGACCCTAACGGCGAAGATGCTGGCAGACGCGGCCCGAGAACTGAGTGACGTGGCGTTGTTGATGGTCCCCGATGGCGAGAAGGCCTTGTGTATCGATCGCAAAGAGGGCGACGCACCGGTCATCTCGCTCGGCACGCACATCGGGAGCCGCCAACCCATGCATTTGGGCGGCGGCCCCTTCGCCATCCTCGCCTTCTCGCCCGACGATTTCGTCGATGAATACCTCGCGCGGTCGCTCGAGAAGAAGACTTCCCGTTCGGTCGTTGACCCCAAGAAGATCCGCACGCGCATCAACGAGGCAAGGGCACGTGGCTACACGGTCGGCGACGAGGACATCTACGAACACCTGGTGGCAATCGGTGTGCCGATCTTTGGCCCGAACGGAGCCCTGCTCGGCTCCATCAGTGTGGGTGGTGTCAAGCCGCGCTACACAGAAAAGCGCATCAAGGAAGTCGGCGAGTGGCTGGTCGCCAAGGCAAGAAGTCTTTAA
- a CDS encoding ABC transporter permease, with protein MNHAAPLTLPPGSNTAVEAVVRYCVRNPLVALSALLLVAIVLVAIFAPWLSPHDPFELQPVMRLRPASETHWLGTDAYGRDLLSRIFYGARISLVIGLGAALLSVAIGMMLGLIAGYMRRVDAVLMRFVDGMMAIPNTLLAISIVTLVGANIWTVMLAITIPEVPRVIRLVRSVTLGTREEAYVEAAITLGSSTSRILWRHLMPNTIAPLIVQGSYVCASAILTESILSFLGAGINPVTPTWGNIMADGRAYFRIMPGLIFWPGLCVSLTILSINLIGDAARDALDPRMAKRGVGR; from the coding sequence ATGAACCACGCCGCCCCCCTCACTCTACCTCCCGGCTCAAACACTGCTGTGGAGGCCGTCGTACGCTACTGCGTGCGCAATCCGCTCGTGGCGCTGTCTGCGCTGCTCTTGGTCGCAATCGTCCTGGTGGCCATCTTTGCGCCGTGGCTCTCGCCCCACGACCCCTTCGAGCTGCAACCTGTCATGCGCCTGAGGCCAGCTAGTGAAACCCACTGGCTGGGCACGGATGCCTATGGTCGAGACCTGCTGTCGCGGATCTTCTACGGTGCGCGGATCTCGCTGGTCATCGGCTTGGGGGCGGCACTGCTAAGCGTCGCCATCGGGATGATGCTCGGCCTCATCGCCGGCTACATGCGCAGGGTCGATGCGGTGCTGATGCGATTCGTCGACGGGATGATGGCGATCCCGAACACACTGCTTGCCATCTCGATCGTCACGCTCGTCGGCGCGAACATCTGGACAGTCATGCTCGCGATCACGATTCCCGAGGTTCCGCGCGTGATCCGGCTTGTGAGATCGGTCACGCTCGGGACGCGGGAGGAGGCCTATGTTGAGGCGGCGATCACGCTCGGCAGTTCGACCTCGCGCATCCTGTGGCGCCATTTGATGCCCAACACCATCGCGCCCCTGATCGTGCAGGGTAGCTATGTCTGCGCGTCGGCGATCCTGACGGAATCCATCCTTTCCTTCCTCGGCGCAGGTATCAACCCGGTTACGCCGACGTGGGGCAACATCATGGCGGATGGGCGAGCGTATTTCCGCATCATGCCCGGTTTGATCTTCTGGCCCGGCCTGTGCGTGTCGCTCACCATCTTGTCGATCAACCTGATTGGCGATGCGGCACGCGATGCACTGGATCCTCGGATGGCGAAGCGGGGGGTTGGACGATGA
- the ggt gene encoding gamma-glutamyltransferase encodes MIVTPQPEASEAGAEILRAGGNAVDAAIASALVQGVVDPLMCGVAGFGSMAIYLPERNYHGYIDFHSPAPAAARPEMWEALIQSETRDGYGFILKGRVNDIGYQSVCVPASLRAYHEAQVEFGTLSWEEVLQPAIAWAEKGWLVRPHMHWFWTQEDQMGRVSNPERLAFSATGRRLYCRDDGTPKQVGDRVNNPDLANTLHLIARHGVEIFYEGEIAGRIAEDMRKNGGLVSREDLAAYRPLRSDPVWGTYRDFSVSSNQPPGGGLMLIEMLNILENFDLRALEHNSADYMRVVAEAMKRATCDKDVHVGDPRFVSVPMEALLSKDYARKMADEIRRGVRCEVPRFNGGLPSKDTTHLCVVDAAGGCVNMTHSLGMPSGVITEGLGFMYNGCMGVFDPRPGRAGSIAPGKARFSSICPSIVFKNDRPCLVIGAPGATQIAMGVLQATLNVLDFGMTMTEAVSAPRFSATSNAVDVSNRISFRATDELTAQGYEVVRSPYGFGFAAVHGIKVAPDGLDGAADPGHDGVAMAV; translated from the coding sequence ATGATCGTGACGCCCCAACCGGAGGCGTCCGAGGCCGGTGCGGAGATTCTCCGCGCGGGAGGTAATGCCGTCGATGCTGCTATCGCGAGCGCGCTGGTCCAGGGCGTTGTGGACCCTTTGATGTGCGGCGTGGCTGGTTTCGGCAGCATGGCCATCTACCTCCCCGAACGAAACTACCACGGCTACATCGATTTCCATTCGCCCGCGCCAGCGGCGGCGCGCCCAGAGATGTGGGAAGCACTGATCCAGTCTGAGACACGCGACGGATATGGCTTCATTCTCAAGGGCCGCGTGAACGACATTGGCTACCAGTCGGTGTGCGTTCCCGCATCGCTCAGGGCCTACCATGAAGCGCAGGTCGAATTCGGAACGCTCAGCTGGGAAGAGGTTCTGCAGCCTGCGATTGCCTGGGCGGAAAAAGGTTGGCTGGTACGTCCGCACATGCACTGGTTCTGGACGCAAGAAGACCAGATGGGGCGGGTGTCGAATCCTGAACGCCTGGCTTTCAGCGCGACGGGACGGCGCTTGTACTGCCGGGACGACGGAACGCCCAAGCAGGTCGGTGACCGGGTCAACAACCCGGACCTCGCAAACACCTTGCATCTGATCGCGCGGCACGGCGTCGAGATTTTCTACGAGGGCGAGATCGCCGGGCGTATCGCTGAGGACATGCGCAAGAATGGTGGACTGGTTTCGCGCGAGGACCTGGCCGCCTACCGGCCGCTGCGCAGCGACCCGGTCTGGGGGACCTACCGGGATTTCTCCGTATCGAGCAATCAGCCGCCCGGTGGCGGCTTGATGCTGATCGAGATGCTCAACATCCTGGAAAACTTCGACCTGCGCGCGCTGGAGCACAACTCGGCGGACTACATGCGAGTCGTCGCGGAGGCGATGAAGCGCGCCACGTGCGACAAGGATGTGCACGTCGGCGATCCCAGATTCGTGTCGGTGCCGATGGAGGCGTTGCTGTCCAAGGACTACGCGCGCAAGATGGCTGATGAGATCCGTCGCGGCGTTCGGTGCGAGGTCCCGCGCTTCAACGGCGGCCTGCCATCGAAGGATACGACGCACCTGTGCGTGGTGGACGCCGCCGGCGGCTGCGTCAACATGACTCATTCCCTGGGTATGCCTTCGGGCGTCATCACCGAGGGACTGGGCTTCATGTACAACGGCTGCATGGGCGTCTTCGACCCGCGCCCCGGGCGCGCCGGGTCCATCGCGCCCGGCAAGGCGCGCTTTAGCTCCATCTGCCCCTCGATCGTGTTCAAGAATGACAGGCCGTGCCTGGTGATCGGTGCACCCGGGGCCACACAGATCGCCATGGGCGTGCTGCAGGCCACCCTCAACGTGCTCGATTTCGGCATGACGATGACCGAGGCAGTCAGCGCGCCGCGCTTCTCCGCCACGAGCAACGCGGTTGACGTTTCCAACCGGATCTCCTTCCGCGCCACCGACGAGCTTACGGCGCAAGGCTATGAGGTCGTGCGAAGCCCCTATGGCTTCGGATTTGCCGCGGTGCATGGCATCAAGGTCGCACCTGACGGATTGGACGGCGCTGCCGATCCGGGTCACGACGGAGTTGCCATGGCTGTCTGA